From Thermogemmata fonticola, one genomic window encodes:
- a CDS encoding CBS domain-containing protein: MSAQASRSPDPVARELSKNLRVDSVARLAPAPALTLDADALVRAAVETMRAGRSGCLLVTSGGRLVGLFTERDLLTRVLAPGRSLDIPLREVMTPSPATAELQEPLRVAIRRMQEGGYRHLPVVDSNGRPVGVISARQVVHYIVEHFPAVVFNQPPDPRQFPEAPEGA, translated from the coding sequence ATGTCAGCACAGGCTAGCCGATCGCCGGACCCCGTAGCGCGGGAGTTGTCCAAAAACCTACGGGTGGACAGTGTCGCCCGGCTCGCTCCCGCTCCGGCTCTGACCCTGGATGCGGACGCGTTGGTGCGGGCAGCGGTGGAGACCATGCGAGCAGGCCGCAGTGGCTGCCTGTTGGTCACCAGCGGCGGACGGCTGGTCGGTTTGTTCACCGAGCGTGACCTGCTCACCCGGGTGTTAGCTCCGGGTCGCTCTCTCGATATTCCCCTGCGGGAGGTGATGACACCGTCTCCCGCAACGGCGGAATTGCAAGAGCCTCTACGTGTGGCTATTCGCCGCATGCAAGAGGGCGGCTACCGGCACCTGCCGGTGGTGGACAGCAACGGACGGCCAGTCGGGGTCATTTCCGCCCGACAAGTGGTCCACTACATCGTGGAGCATTTTCCGGCGGTGGTTTTCAATCAGCCGCCTGATCCCCGGCAGTTTCCCGAAGCTCCCGAAGGTGCCTAG